cgCAATCATCATGTAAACTAGAGATGTGCTTTGAGATGTTGTATTCTTAAGGTAAttaaaaattgcctttaaaCTTTTCAGAGCATATTGCAGAAGTTTAGATTTCTTGTTAGcgaaagtattttttttcagcctaaTTAACTGTATTACTAATGATGAAACAAGGCACATTTCAATTGCTGTAGCTTGAAGATGAATGTAAAACAATCTAAGTTGAACTGCATTTAATATTCTGAGTTTGATTCTTCAAAACTACTCCTCTTTCCTCACATTTGATATTTTATGCAACTGTTCTCAGCGTTGCTCTCTCCTACCTTTGAAAATgagttctgtttgttttaacatgCCACTCTGCATGCAGTATGGGATGTGGGTAGGTATCAGAGCTGTAaccttatttttatatatatacatatatatatatgtataaatgcCTTTCTTGTACATCTTCCATAATCACATTTTCTCTTCAAGAGAATCCAGTGTTCctttctgtcctggtttcagctgggatagagttaattttcgtctcagtagctggtgcagtgctgtgttttggatttggtgtgagaacaatgttaatagcacactgatgtttttagctgttgcAAGGTGATGTTTATATtcagtcaaggacttctcagtttctcaggccccaccagcgagagggctgggggggcacgggaagctgggaggggacacggccaggatAGTGGACCCAAACTatccaaagggatattccataccatatgatgtcatgctgagtatatataagctgggggaagaagaaggaaagaggggaCATTCGGCATAATGGcgcttgtcttcccaagtcaccgttacgtgtgacggagcccggctgccctgggacGTGGGGAGTGAATTCCTCACTTTGCTTTGCTGGCACACGCGGCTTTTGCCTTACCcattaaactgtatttcaacCCTGAGTTtcctcacttttactcttccagccctctcccccatcccaccaggggggaGTGCGCGGGGCTTAGTCactggccagggttaaaccatgacactgtCCTAAAACAGCCTTTACGCAATCTGTGGGCAAGTTTGCTAGAAATAAACGTGGTGATATGAGAGGGGATGGACTCATGCAAGGCAGGAGGCAAATCTGTGAGATAAGGTGCTGCATCTCAGCGAATATGAAACTGTTGGCTGGAGGGTTTCCTTCCAAAAGACTGCCTTTGTGAAGGGGTTGCTGGACAAGCgtgcagctgcttcagcagtgATACGCAGGCTGTTCCCAAGAGCCACTGGCAAGCAGAAAGTCTCCTGTTACGCTTGAGTCACTTTATGAAGGTAGAACACCCATCTGGGCTTCTAGGCACTATTTAACTCTCTGAGCACATGTTAGCAGGGCAAGAagctgagctgggcagggtgGTCATTAACCCTGGCACCTGAGaccctctgctctcctcagcACTTGTGGTATGACCCCGGTCAAATCGTGCAGGCTACCCTAGGCTACCTTTGACcctgaggaacagcagcagagggacaggAAGACTTACAGGATCTTTGGTACAATTGGAAAGGGATCGTAGCCATACCACTAAGAAGCCAGCTATCATGCGTATTGCTATTGGAACACATCTGTGATTAAGAGGCTTCAGCAGAGGAACCTCTCCCGCCCCCAGCTGCTTCTTCCCAACACATGGCTCAGCCCCTACAGACGTGGTGACTGTGGTCCGATGTTGTGAGCAAGGTCACTgatgcaaagtaaaataaaaatactcttttctcATCAGCGAGTGACCCGATTGATAAGTTGCCCCCCAAATCGCTGTGTTGACATGTACTCGGGGACTGTGCTCTGTGGCATGGGCTCTGTCTGCAAAGCTGGAAACTCCACAGCGTGGCACTGCCACCAAAGCCCCCAGGTGCTGGTGCAAaaccaggagaagaaaaaaaaaaaaagaaaaaaaaaaaaaaaaagagttctgaACAGTCCTCTGAGCAGCAAGTCATTAATCATTGAGATTTTTAGCCAAGCAGGTGTGTAACAGAGAAGCTAGTATTTTGGGGGCTTTGGGAGttaaagcagtttattttcagGAACAAAACCCCTGTGTTTGTTCCTGTGCTAGCTGCTGCCAGACAGCAGTAAATGGCACTACCGTGTAGCAAGATGTACACAGACAGCCCAGATAGGCACCCCATCTGGAACCAGATACGGCTTTTAACTGGCCCAGCACAGGTGACATCCATCTCCTACCTGCTCCCACCAGACCTGCCAGGTGATGCTCATGGCAGAACTAAAGTAAGCCCAGGAGAAAACCAGCTAAAAATCTCCACCCTCCAggcacagaaatgtaaaataaaataaacacaaatgaGTTGGACCACTGTCAAAACACAGGGgatccctgtccccagggagctCTGCAACCCTGTGCCTGTGAGGATGTGCCACGCTCTGCACCCACGTAGGGGGAAGGAAGCCTGCGGAGCGCCATGGGAGCTGTGCAGTAATGCCAGCTTTTAGCAGATGCCAAAATAATTTGGGGGGCGAAGGCTggggtctgcagggctggggggcaagCTCAGAGCCCTGCACGGGCGGAGGGGGGAGACTTTTATCCTAAAGTCATTGTAAAGCCACAGAGGGGTTTATCCTCCACAgctaaatgaaaatgaaaaggggaaagaaaaaaatccagaatagCAACAACATTGGCGATACAAAGACTGTCATGGACCAGTGCGAGTTTGCAAAATTATATGTAAATGACCCCAGTTTTGACCGTGGTGGCCCTCTGCTAATCCCAGAGAGAAAATCTACTTAGCAAAGGaaagttttgtttaatttggttAACAGGGACCGAAATGCTGAATATATTAATAACTTATATTTCCAGGAAAACGCTATATGATTAGTGCTTCAGCGCCCAAAAGGGTTCACAGGAGCTTGACGCtcacagaacaacaaaaatcGTGTCGCGTTTTCTCCATATTCTGCACCCGGTGGGGGTGAAAACGGTTGTAGGAGATGGGCTTTCATAATAGGCACCGGGGGCCACTCTGCTGCTGGTGAATGCGTTTGGCTGATCCCTTATTGCGCTGTGCACGCTGAGCAAGGGAGGGATTCCCGATGGATTTACCATCCTGAAGGTGTCCCGAGGAAACGAGGGGTTCTCTCCCTTCTCCGACTGACTCACGCGTTATCCCGCCGGGTGACCTTTTCCCAGCTAATCTGAAATAGCAGCTTTTCCTGTATTTACAGGTTAAATGGAAGATACACATTCTACTTTTTACTCATTGTAATGAAGATCTTTTTGTCCGCCTCCAGATAAAGCGTGGGGCTGGTTTACAAATTGTGGGTCAGCCCATTCCGTGACCTGGGCAAACAACCCGGGTCAAATCTCCTCAAAGCCTCCCCACCCAACTGGAATAAGTTAATTTACCCTTGGGCGGCTCCAGACCCGCTGGGTACACCCGGGACGCCggatgagggggtggggggttggggggggttggggtccCCCTGCCCGAGGCTGCGGGGGTACACGGGGGCGCGTGGTTCCGGTGGGACCGAGACGGCCCCGTTAGGCACGGCGGGAGGGAGGCCGGCCACGGCAGCCGGTCCTGAGGGACCCGCTCTCAGGAGCTTGGATTTGCTTGGATTTGCGTTATTCCCGGCGCTCCGCACCTCCGCAGCGGCCGCCTCCCCTCTCCGCCCCGTCCTgcgccttcctcctcctccttctcctcctccgAGCAAGCTGCACCGCGGGGAAATTCGCCGGCAAAACACGCGGGAGGTGCCGGTGCCTTTCGGACGCGGCCCCCCAGGAGCGTGGGAGGCATCCCCGGGCCCTCGCCCCTCCGACGGCTCTCCTCGGGGCCCGGCGGCACCgaccaccccaccccccgcccctccGACGGCTAACGGGCGGTGCGTGCAGCAGCCTCCCCGGGCCTCGCCGACCACGTTTCGCTCGGGAGTGGGTTGGGGACCCCCCCAGGCCGCCCGAGGCAGCTCGCTCCCGGAAACAAGAAGGGGCGGCGGGTATAAACATTTATTCCAAGGGATCGCTCGTACAGGCGCCGCACCCGGAGGCGGGAGGAggagcgggcgggggcggccccaGGCCCCcgagggggcgggcggggacAGAGCCGGGCCCCGGGGCGAGCGCTCCGCGACCCCCGCgcatctccctgccctccccccgGCAACCTCCCCGGGCGTAACTCGTAGTGTCCGCGGTCATAAATAGGATCTTTCCGGCGGGGGCGAGTCTCTATAGCATGGACGGGTGCTGGCCCGGGGGCAGCCCGAAGGCGTTGGGGTGGGAATGGCCGAGCAGGTTGAGGTAGTGGCGGTCCAGCCCCTGCACGGAGGAGAGGAAGGTGCTGCGCTGCTGGCCGGGGCTGGCGAGGGGCACGGCGGCGTTCGGGAGGTGGTAGGGCaggggggggctgcggccggcGCCGTGCCAGGGAAAGGGCCCCCCCGAGGGCGGCTGGAGCACGGCGGCGTCGCCGGGGCTGTGGCCGTGCCCGGGGCACTCGGGCCCGGGGTGCAGCTGGTAGGAAAAGTCCGGCTCCGGGAGGGAGCCCAGGGAGGTGAAGAGCGGCTCCGTGACGAAGCGTGCTTTGGACTGGAGGAAGGCCAGGATGCGGGCGTACTTGGTGTCTTTGGTCTCCATCCTCTCCACCGTCGTCAGGTAGTGGACCAGGTTCTTCATGCACTCGTGGTAGCCGTAGTGGAAGTAGTTGGCGAACTcggagagcagctctgctggaaaggAAGGGGCGGTGGAGCTGAGCCCCTcgggggccaggctggggccggggccgcccccaCGCCGCGGATGTCCCGGCGGGGGGCCGTGGGGCCCGCGCCCGCCCACCTACCCTTCTCCCGGCCGCGGGGGAAGTCCGCCGAGTGTAGGGCCCGCAGGTACTGCACCGTCATCTCCAGGATCTCCGCTTTCTCCAGTTTCCCCGAGCTCTGCAACGGGCGGGGGACACGGGCGTCACCTCTCCCCTGCGCTCCACCGGGCCGCCCCCCGAAGTGTGTGTGGGGGCGTCGCTCCGCATCGGGGTGAAGGGAGCAgaggctgccccccccccccccccccccggcgcctACCTGTTTGGCCAAAGCCATGGGCACCGTCTTCCCCAGCTCGGTGAGGCAGCGGTTGATGCGGTCCCTCCTCCGCTTCTCAATCACTTTGTGAGACACCGGCGTCCTCTGCAAAACAGACGGGGCGCGTTAGCGGGGGGAAAGCAGCCGGGTCcggcctccccagggcagctgctccccGGCTCCGACCCCTCCAGGGCAGCCGGGCGCGACCCCGCGCCAGGCGCGACGCGGCCCCGGGGAGGGATGCTCCGGCGGCGGGTCCCCTCCGCGCCACCCCGGGGGCTCCCCGTCTGCGCGGGCGGCCCCGGTAGGGCAGGCTTGTTTTGGAGGGAGGGTGtgtggttggttgttgtttttttgggggggaggagggggctttTCGAAGGGAAAGGCGGTGAGAAAGCCGGGTCCGCCGTGAGGCTCCGAAGAGCCGTGCGCGCAAGGCAGGCGGCGACTCACCCTCCGCTCCTTGAGCTTGGAGGCCATGGTGGGCACTGCATCCCCGCTCTCTCTGGGCCCCTTATAAAGCCATCACTTCTtgggggggaccccggggggcCTCCACGGGCCCGCTGATCCCATAGGATTAGGGGCGAGCGGCGCCGGGGGAATGTATGCATTAAAGATCAGGGTGGAAGGCGGCGAGAGAGGGATGAGGGGGTTGGTGggtgggttgtggggtttttttctccttctcttctacttcttccccccccacccaccccccctcGCAGCCGGGGGCGGCCCAGCTGTGTCGCCCCACGTGGACCTCGGGGACACACGTGACGGTCCCCACAATAGCGGCGGGGATGGGGCCGGTGGATGCGGCGAGCGGGGCGCAGGGCGCGGTACCGCGCCCTGCGCCCCGCTCGCCGCATCCACCGGCCCCATCCCCGCCGCCTGCCTGCAAATCCCcggcaccccccacccctccccttaGCCCCGGCGCTGACTGCATTTTAAAGCCTGTCCAGAGTCATTAAAGTAATTAAGTAAGCCCTTAATAGGCTGTTCCGCCCAGTTCAAGGGAGAACCCTTGGAGACGGAGTGGCCCCGTTTGTTCTCAGGCTTTTCTCACACGACTTGGTGACACGTCCATCTTTATAAGAGATGGCAGCgaggctttttttgtttacacCGCTTTATGCGCCGGGGACACCCCGGCAGGTGTGGGACCGGGGGGCTGGCACACGATATTCttcccccccctctttttttttttttttttttttttttttttttcccccggcCCGGGGAGGCTCTCGCCAGCCTTTGGCACACGACGCTCCTTTTTTGTGTGATGTGCGCGTCTGTGCGTTGTTGTTTTaccccccctgctccccccctcTCCTTTGGAGAGGCTCAATTTGTAGCCTATTATCCTATAGGAAAATGTCCCATTGAAAAGTATGAATAGTTTCATTGGGCCTAAATTTTAATAATGCGGGTCAAAGAAAAGAGGGGCAAATAAAGAGGGGATCGCAGCTGGTCCGAGAGTGCATTATTCGGTGTCACCTGCGAGCGGGATCGCCGACAGACCCCCTATTCATTTGCCTAATTTTGGTCAATTTAACAAACTTCAGGAGAAATTATTGTGGCATTGTTAAGGAGGGTAAAGCTTTCTGATCGAATTAACAGCATGTTTTGATCCGgtaaatgtcattaaaaagaaagaaacaatcGCGTTTAAAGGGGGGCTCCGAGTTAAACGCGCCAAGTGGAGACGCCGGAGCGCAAAGCTCACAAAGGGAGCAAGTAACTGCCACAGGGGAACTTTTGTACGCTCACATTGCTGAGGTTTTTTACACAAAAAGGCATTATTTCATACTTGAATACGTTTAATCCAACAATTGTCTATTTTCTGCAAACATATTTTCACAGCATTGTTAGCTTTCCTCTCCGCGGCCCTCCGCCCGGGCAGCCGCGCTCCTCGCCTGGCGAGCGCACcgagcccccggcccgccccgcaccgctccgcaccgccccgcaccgcccccgccggggccgccccgccgcgccgggggggccgcccgccgccgccgcccgccgcccacccaccccccccgacggcgcggcggcgggcaaGAGCCCCCCCGGGCTCTCTCCACGGTCGGCGGTGCGCCTCCGGGGCCGGCCCTGGGCCGGGGGGCCGCCcggccgcctccccccgcccggccccggcgctgccgcGGGGCTCCGCCGCCCCCCGGGGGGAGGGAAAACCCgagggcggccggcggggcgggggaaCCGCCCGGCGTCTGGTGCTGCGCGGCCGAGCCGCGGGCCGTGCCGTGGAAACGGCGTTTATTCCGGCCGCGTCGGCCCGGGGAGGTGCTCGCTCGGGAGCCCCCGCGGCTGCTCCCGTGCCCCGCGGCTTGCCCCCCGCCTACCGGTGTGGGTCACACGGCGACAGCCACCCCCGCCCCGTCTCCCCCCGGGGTGCTGGGCGGGCGGCACCGCCGCTCTCGCCCGTTCGCCTCCCCGGAGAAGCGGCCGGGGGCAAGGCGCTGCGCCGGGTCTCGCCCCGCcggcccgcagccgccccgcaCTCTCCCCGGGCCGGCCGGTGGCGCGGAGCGGCTCTGCGGGAGGAGgcgacggcggcggcggcctcGGGGCGCGTCTCCCCCGGGCGgtggggcgggccgggccggctgCCCGCCCGGGCGCCCCTGCGTGCGGTGCTGCCGGCCGCATTATTCTTCCAGGACCCTTGTAGGTTTCGGTATATTCATTCTCGTACAATGGGATTAAACACTAACCGTTATCATCCAAATTAACTAAACTCTGAATAGCAAATGCGggggcttttattttttttcctcctcttttgctCCACTGGCGGAGATGGAGTTGATCCTCTTACAGCCTGTGTTAACCgccagctgcaggcacctgCGAGGCAACGTTTTACACGAGggaagctgtttattttctcgCTGGCTGCTCCCGCGTTGCGGCCCCCGCGGTCCGGGCAGCCCGGCCGGGGCGAGCCGGGGCGGCGACGGGGGGacgcggggcggcggcggggccgggcggcagcggggaCCTCGCCTGTGCCGCCGCCTCGTCCCTCGAGGGCTGGAGCCCGAGGGGCATCCCCCGGCACGGCCGCGGCCGCACTTGCACCCCCGTAGGGAAGCCAGGTGGAGGcttcttatatatatatatatatatatatataaaatatttttttttaggtgttaAGTCCCCCGTGAGCGCCTGCTGGCTCCCCCGCGGGAACCGAGTCCCCGGCTCTGTGGCAACCCAAGGCGGACACCCGCGTCGCCAGCTCCCACCGCCGGTGTCAATTACGGGGGTGTAAATCCCCCGGCCCGGTACGCGCGGAGCGGGGATgagcgccccgccgcccctcaccCCGCGGCCGGCCTGGGGGTCCCCACCCGGTGGGGCTGCGCCCCGGGGAAGCGCCCGGGCCCGGCGTCCCGGTGCTGCGGGAcggagcgggcggcggcgggacgggAGCGGTGGCAGCGGGACGGGGGGGTGCCTGCGGGACGGGAGCggtggcggcgggcgggcgggcagtTCGTGGGCAGCTCGTCGCATCCCGGTGCCGTTTGGCTCTTGTCCTGCGGGTACCGGCGCTGCCGCCCTCTGCCTGCCGAGGGGCAGGGGTCCTTTGGGAGGTCTCAGACTGCACTGAAGTGGCATCtgtttttgcctttttaccAAATCCCATCGTCTCCCcgccttttcttccctcctcttttcatttttgactCCTATGTAACCTTGGCGTTACGTGCAGTCACCTCACCCAGCAGGTGACGGGGTGGCTATCAGGCTTGCGAATCGCTGGCCCTGCGTGCACGCAAGAAGCCCGAGTGCAGAGCGCTGGGCAGAAGTGGGGTCCCTGCCACTGGTGGATGGAGCGCAGGGAGCCAAGTGTTGCGGCGTGGCTGGGGCTGCATTTGGCCCACTGCCCGCTGGCCTGGGTGGGTGCTCCGAAGGCTGGCGCTGAAGAGCCTGGTGCGGGATGCGGGAGGGCGGTGGTGCTCCTGGCCCATCTCGTGGCGGGTAGGAAGTGGGAGAATGCAAAAGGTGCAACAGGTCCTACTTGGAGGAGGTGGCTTTATTGCTTGGCAGTCCTTGATGGGCCAAGAAGCTGTGATCTGAACCATGAGACAAAGCATTTCATTTAGTAGTTTAAACCTCAGCTGTACCTGTGATGCTTCCTGATGCTGTACCAGCCTTTGCCGTTGAGTTTGTTTACTCTTGCCCTCTCCATGAGGTTAGCCTGGGCAAGCAAGTCTGGAATAGGAGTTTCCTGTCTTTTCATAGCTCCTGATGCTCATGGCCTCCAGGTCTGGGGCTGCTTGGTCTTCACCCtgttccccagctgcaggggtACCTCTTACCTTGATGCTACTGTTGCTTCCAGCTATCATCTGCCTCTGTGACTTCCTCTTCTGTCCCAGTGGAAGGACCACACTCTTACTGGAGCAGTCCTGTTTGGCAGTCTGTCTGACAGCACTGAGCAATCCCACAGGGTATCCCCTGTAACAAAAAAGTTAGTAAAGAGAACGGTGACATGGCACCTACAGAAACCAGGGCTTCAAGAGGAACAGAGTATGGATTATTTCAGAGTCATTCACTCTCATATGTTGCTGTAATTTGTAGTATCTCCCTTGTTGACCTTTTGTTACACATAACATTTCTGGCTTATATGTAGTATAGCTAATGTGTACGGAATTATATAGGAAAATATGCTTCACTGATTAAAGCCAGATGTAGTTATAACTGTTACACGCCTTTACAGAGGCCGATTTACATTGACAGAAGACCTGACACAGCTTTTACCTGTCAAATGTTTCTATATACATGGCAAAACTTGAGACCGTGCGCCGTGTGTTTGCACAAGGTGAGTCCCTTCAAGCAATGGGGAGATGTTTGCAGGTTTCCTGATGACAGCTGTCTTCTCAGCCACGTCAGCAAAGTGCCTTGCTCTTTAAGTGACAGCCTGTCAAAATGAGAACTGAATGCTAaaattgatttcagtgggatttaGGTAGTCTTGACTCTTTGGTGAGGTGTACCTTAGATTGCTTGTGACTGGGGTGGTCTAAACAGCTAAACAGCTAGACTTGGTGGCTGCCTGGTGTGaataaaagctgaaagattTGGTTCAGAAAGTACAAGGGCTCTTTCTGCAATGAGGTGTATAATTCTGATGAAATGTCTacccctcctcctctccagtcTTAGTGAAAactaaaaactaaaaccagTAAAAGCTTTCCCTCAGCATGGCTTCACAGAGGGGAAGTCGTGCTTGATCCCCCTGATAACCACGACGAAATTACTGGCTCGGTGGGtgagggaagagcagtggaTGTTAACTCTCTGGCTTTTGACATTGTCTCCTGTAACGTCCTTGTAGAGAAGCCGGTGACGTGTGGGCTGGGcgagcagacagtgaggtggattgaaaactggctgaattgCCAGGCTCAGAGGGGGACGATTAGTGGCACGAAGTCTAGTATCCAGAAACCGTGGGATACCTGGGGGTCATTACTGGGTCTGGTCttatttaacatcttcattaatgacctggatggTGGGGCAAGCGCGTACCCACAGCAAGTTCGCAAATAACACACCACTGTGAGGAGTAGCTGATACATcagagggttgtgctgccatccagacTGATCTccacaggctggagaaatgggctgtCAAGAACCTCGTGAAGTTCATTGaagggaagtgcaaagtcctgcacctggagagGAACAACGCCAGGCACCAGTACGTGCTGGGGGACGATcggctggaaagcagctttgcagaaaacgTCCCaggagtcctggtggacaccaagttgaccatgagccagggatgtgcccttgcagcaaagaaggctACAGgggtcctgggctgcattaggaggactgttgccagcaggtggagggaggtgatccttcccctctactcagcaccCAGGGGTCCCCACACCTGGAGTGGTAcgtccagttctgggctccccgCTACAAAGACAGAgatggacatactggagagagcCCAGCCAAGGGCCACAAGGATGGTGAAGGGACTGCAGCACCTCACATACgaggggctgagggagctggggctgttcagcctggaaaagggaAGGCTCAGGGGGAAGCTTAGCAATGTGTGCAAGTAGCTGAAGGAAGGGTCTAAAGAAGTTGgaaccaggctcttttcagtggtgtccagcgacaggaccagaggcaatgggcacaagcACAGGAATCTCTGtctaaagaaggaaaaaaaaaattctgctgtgcGGGTGGTCAGTCACTGGGAATACGTTGCCCAATGATGCTATGGGGACTCcgtccttggagatattcacAAGCTGCCTGGACATGGACCTAGGTGACTGGTGCTGAGTGGCCATGCTTGAGCAGGTGGGTTAGACCGGATGACCTCCAGGTGTGCCTGCCAACATCAGCTAGCCTGTCATTCTGTAATTCTCTGAGCTGCCTGTGTCATTTAATTAGTCCTGGCCTAATTCAGTCCAGTTTGGTTTGgtagaaaagaaatgtatttttatttttttaaaatcacagagcagattcagcattttttttaaattacagaggAGATTTGGCTCTTTTACTCGATTTTCAATAGTATGTGATTTATTTAAGATTCAGGGCTTCTACACCTGTGTCAAGCAGAATAAATGGGAGGGAAGCACAGCCTTTTTGTTTATTGTACTTCACCACGTGTTGCATTGTAACTTGTCTCATTAAAGACTCGTTACCATCTATTATACTTATGACTGCTTTGTAAACAATGCTAATTCAATAGGACTT
The Falco rusticolus isolate bFalRus1 chromosome 1, bFalRus1.pri, whole genome shotgun sequence genome window above contains:
- the HELT gene encoding hairy and enhancer of split-related protein HELT isoform X1, with protein sequence MASKLKERRRTPVSHKVIEKRRRDRINRCLTELGKTVPMALAKQSSGKLEKAEILEMTVQYLRALHSADFPRGREKAELLSEFANYFHYGYHECMKNLVHYLTTVERMETKDTKYARILAFLQSKARFVTEPLFTSLGSLPEPDFSYQLHPGPECPGHGHSPGDAAVLQPPSGGPFPWHGAGRSPPLPYHLPNAAVPLASPGQQRSTFLSSVQGLDRHYLNLLGHSHPNAFGLPPGQHPSML
- the HELT gene encoding hairy and enhancer of split-related protein HELT isoform X2 codes for the protein MASKLKERRRTPVSHKVIEKRRRDRINRCLTELGKTVPMALAKQSSGKLEKAEILEMTVQYLRALHSADFPRGREKELLSEFANYFHYGYHECMKNLVHYLTTVERMETKDTKYARILAFLQSKARFVTEPLFTSLGSLPEPDFSYQLHPGPECPGHGHSPGDAAVLQPPSGGPFPWHGAGRSPPLPYHLPNAAVPLASPGQQRSTFLSSVQGLDRHYLNLLGHSHPNAFGLPPGQHPSML